In Halostella salina, a single window of DNA contains:
- a CDS encoding transcription factor S, producing MQFCDDCGSMMKSQDGEMVCTSCGASVERDEGRAAEFVSTESQSEDDVIETEEGANFEGKPTADDVVCDDCGHTKAWYTIKQTGSADEPPTRFFKCQDCGNRWRDYN from the coding sequence ATGCAGTTCTGCGACGACTGCGGCTCGATGATGAAATCGCAAGACGGAGAGATGGTCTGTACGAGCTGCGGCGCGAGCGTCGAGCGCGACGAGGGCCGGGCCGCCGAGTTCGTCAGCACCGAGTCCCAGTCCGAGGACGACGTGATCGAGACGGAGGAGGGGGCGAACTTCGAGGGGAAACCGACCGCTGACGACGTGGTCTGTGACGACTGCGGCCACACGAAGGCGTGGTACACGATCAAGCAGACCGGCTCGGCCGACGAGCCGCCGACGCGCTTCTTCAAGTGTCAGGACTGTGGCAACCGCTGGCGGGACTACAATTAA